The sequence cttcaatgcgttggatatcgttttggtagtacggtgaccagacaaccgaggcgtattcgagcgtagagcgaactaaggcacaatataatgctttcaagcaatgtacatcatcgaattctttagtaacgcggaaaattaatcctagcagcttggaggctttggagatagtaaactcaatgTGCTTCTTGAAATTTAGCTTAGAGTCCAGgaggacaccaaggtccttcacagacgatgtacgttccagaacaatttgtgaaatattatagtcgaaactgCCTATAGACTGTTTTCGACTAAATGAGATGATGGAGCATTTGGAggcgttcaaaaccattctgttgatattacaccagttaatcaaattattcaactgctcttgtaagaactctgcgtcagctgtggatttgatgacatgaaataatttgaagtcatcggcgaacgatagtttcatgcacttgatcgaaaaattgagataaagtaaaaatataaacggtccaagaaGAGAAACTCCAGAGGATTGGAAACtactaaacaaaaataaaccttcattcttctactttccgaaaccgtgttcggtttctcctcccagcccccccccccccccccctcccttgTTTGGTTCCAGTGTAACCGGAGAACGAAATGTATCTGGTCTCCTTTGTGCAACTCTGATAATCGATAACGTCCGGAATTGCAGAGTGAATTGTATTTAAGGATCAATAGTAAGCCAAgtaaacttgtgttggtaatttgtgtattacgtacattttatttggtacttatgtcatagatctatgtattcatatatgcagtgcaaccagtttatcatagtggcttgcacgattgagtttcgaacaatcttttttaacaaatttattctcaaatgagtgttaagcctgactttttggatgaaatattagttttgatcaatttttcaccaacgtttgatgaaaaattgcttacattttatgaattcccttataaaacaaaaaaaaacaaaactaaatgttTCTGTTCAAAAGCAGTATTCCGGAAAAATTTATAGTTTTTCGAAAACCTTCCATATCCATTGTCTTTTTCGTATTAAATTAAAGATTACTATTTTGCGAGATTACTAATAGagggtacgtaaatctttatatcgcaataatgtctgcaagaggaaatccatataggaatatgtttgttgctaatcaaatgtgttagtggaagtaagctgaaactgatataattttttctcgagcagtttttaggaaaacggaagagttttagactaagattttcgcttttctcgaatttcaattttaaacagaatgaactgattggtttatttttcaaccatatggaagttttacctttttttatatatataaaaaaaaggtatagaattcgctcaaactttcgaaaaattttccgaggcccggtgggccgaatgtcatataccaatcgattcagctcgacgaactgagcaaatgtctgtgtgtgtgtgtgtgtgtgtctgtatgtgtgttgtcaactaagaggtcgagatctcagagatggctggaccgattttgaacaaactagtcgcaaatgaaaggtctccccgtcacccaaaacgctattgaatggttttgagatcggatgtttactttttgagttatacgaagttttatgtcaaaattttcagttttttgacagtatctgtcacaattgaccttgaaaacagaatatgttttcaggcttagattccgcacggtaatagctatccaacaagccatagattgttaaaatctgtccatttttaacggagatatcgaattttttgtgtaagcgacttttcccccatattccagcagtaggagttttgagcgctgtatgacaaagaaatgcttgggagcaacggaaaacacgattttttatactgttacatacaatagtttctaagtaccaaaaagactgtgaacagcattatttttcatgacattttgcctcggaccaattttagcacggttcgtttttggcaacataatcgttcgaatatgacatattggaaagatggcagtacttccgaattctgaacaatttcataattatattgatttaaactgcttacagcaatacatactggaagaacaaaacacccatataccatttgaatcagttcgtcgagatcagcaaatgcgtatgtgacaaataatttcactcaattttttaccttattttcgaagatgactcaaccgttttctacaaactcagattcatatgaaaattcgtatgctcctaaacaaggttcctgaattatgtttggatccgacttctggttccggaactacaggatgatatgtaaaacgaaattaaaattgtgtaacttattttcctcgtagatggctgaaccgatctaagattcaaatgatatctaagaatcatctaagatttgctgatttgattagtcgacaaccaaataaacttatttcagttttagtggtattcagttttcgattcggaaggcacccaacaatttaactcgtactacgatttctcaaagatgtctataatgatttttaaacatattgaaacaaatgtaaactaatcaggtgaatttgtctgacttcggctacaccgattttcgaattccggctccagtatcgaatcgtttctcaaagctcaatcgttttctcaaataaagccaaatcgaatttcagaaaataattcaaattaaaataaacttatagtcccacacgaaattaattaattttattcaatgctgacttccgattctggaattacaggaggatgaatttttaaaattcaaaccgatatagaagatgataatcccgaaaagcttgaaagttggactcaaaacgattgcaatttattcgtcatatggccatacgaatcggtttggtttatgctggttcctgaataccggctctggaagtaccttaaagtggaactcactacgacatatcatgaaaagtttaatcgattgtaacctttttagatagagtaatgagtgattaaaatgtcaaattgcagcttaaaacgacggtcattaaaataatgtcctgaaaaccgaagaatattcatgaaaaaaacacatacggattgataaaaaaaggtatcatctcactgataggtggattaagcacgtttttttgattaaaatcagaaaaagaagcgcctgaatttgtttttacgcacacattgttgacagtaCTTATACGCTTGCAAAAAGTTTTGCTCCTTAAAATAACAATCCTTCATTCAGAGTGACGAttgaaaaaaacagaaataaagTTCTTTTCTGTGCTAAAAACTTCGAAGTtcgcggatccggaaatatttttaattttttttttttcagagattgctGGGCAGTTTTACCTTATGGAATGAGAAGTGCCAGTTCTAATAaagaaaaagttaatttttaccgtgaaaacttttttattcttcagtatataCTCTATTTaaagcgatacacttgacccatcgatcTTCCAACAcaatttctattttttattcgtGCTCGGCTACAAATGAGCGATAAATTCTGATCATTTTTTTCTCTCTAATAACATCGATATCGATATCGATAATTATTTTTTCTGGATATTTCACTCGTCAGAACGCTCTTTACTTCtcatgtcactgcttgattacgatgtgactaaataataatcgGACAGcataaaaatcgaaaataattcatttactccaataaacttaaaatccgatgactttttgtaAAACATAATGAGCTttatttgtttatgtttgtgCTAgtactttcttttatttttatacTTCAATAGGAAATAGAAGaatgagaaagaaaacaaaaagagtCGACTGTCTTTGACTTCTACTTGGTTATAGAACTACATAGTATCATATTTGATAATCACAGTCAGTCAGTCAAGGTCATTCGACATGACAAATTTCAATTTTGCTctcaagtatcatgcatttggttgaATATGTAATTTCAACTGGCTTTTTGCTCAATCGAAGGAATCGCACGGACGGTTAGCTAAATTAAGCTAAATttctagaaaaattaaaaaaaatgaaactacgtAGACTTTCGGCAAAACTCCCTTCTTTTCAGACAATTTATTTGTGCAAAATTGTTTTTCCTAAACAGACAATTTAATTTGTGCAAAATTGTTTTTCCTAAACGTAAATATAGTAATCATGTGGAATGCTGCGCTGTGTCAAATGTTCATCGATCCATTTTCTAAATCCTGCTACATTCACATACACACCAGGGATGCCAGTTTCGCCGCATCCAATGCCCCAGGCAACAATACCAGCCTGGTAGTAACGGTTGGTTGTTCCTGGAATGGGGCAAACTAAAGGAGATCCTCCATCACCTTTACATGTATCTTTTCCTGGTTCTCCACCCGCGCAAATAAAGCTTTTGTTCAGGATAAATCTTCTACCAAGTCGCGTTGTACGTAGCGCTTCCTGGCACTTGGCGAACGGCATGACGGGTAATTCTATTTTCTTCAGAATCACTTGATATTTTCCTTCTTTGCCAAACACATCCTTACCCCAACCAGAGGCAAAACAGCGATTCAAATCAAAGTTGTAATCCTGGGGAGGTAAACACGCTGTGTTCACGGTGTCAATAATTTCCGCCGGTTTAATAAGGAACAGCAGGGCTACGTCATTGAACAGACCTCCCTTGTAGAATTTATCGTGCACAACTATCTCGACAACATTGCGATCCTAAATAAATACAAAATCAATATTTGTGCACTATAATCCGCCTTAAAATACATTACCTGATGATCATAGATTTCATTTGTAGTTTGAGTATCCCATTCTCCCAGTCGAATTTTAATCTCATTGGGCTGCTTATTCTGCACACAATGGGCCGCAGTTAGTACAACTTGAGGATGGATAAGTGATCCGCCGCATTGGTAAACGTTGATGACCTGATCTAAAGCTTTTTCTTCCTTCAAAATGGCCACCATCCATGGGAATTCTCCGTACTCAGATTCTCCATCATTGTTTCCAGTGATACGGAAACCAACTCCATCGGCATGACGAATCCCGCAACCCAAGTTTTCTTGAGATGGAACAAGTGGGTTTGCAGTAACATCTGGAAGTAATACCAAGCTTATTATTAACTCATTAGTATAACTATTCTACAATTAGGGTTGCTTTCGTAATAAAATATCACGCTAATACTGAGGTTTCGATTTCACAGCGTGCAGTCAACATAGACTCGTTTATACCCCATGCATCAAATATGTGTGCAGTACTAACCGTGTGAGCTACCTTTATGAACGCCATGCGAGTATTTACCAGAATGTTTCTCTGTATAGTGTCCTCCATACGAACCACCTGTAGATTTTTGATGTTCTCCCTTTATTCCACTTGCAGTAAAATCTTTTTGTTTAACAATTGAACCTTCTGCAGTACTAGTGGTTTGTTCTTTGGTGATAGATGTTGTTGGACCAGTTCCGTGGACCGTTTGCTGTGATGAAATATTATCTACGCTACCAGAAATGTGCTGTCCTGAAGAACTAGCCTTAGTTTGACCTGATACAGAACCTCCAGAGCCATAACCTGATACCAAATCCTTCGATCCTCCAACACCGGGCTTTCTTGACGGTGTTACAGCTCCACCTGCCCCGAGCTGTCCAGATATTTGACCACCTACATAGGACCCTGTCTTACCTTGCCCATCAGCTGTAGAAATATTTGATGTATCTCTAGAGCCTTCCGTCAATTTATCGATTAAACCACTGCTTTGCTTGCTACCATTGAAATTATCACTTGATTGAAGTTCAGTGTTACTACCCCCAAAACCAGTGAGTTGATCTTTGACGACTTCTGTCGCCACATCTTTTGCAGGTCCGCCTTCAACATGTGTTCCTTGCGCTTTATTTGGTTGTATCGATGTATGTCCAGTGTTTGCAGATCCTGGCATAGCAGGAATATTAGCACTTATCTGTCCTTTTTCTGCAATCAAATTCGCACTTTTTAGTTCTTCAGTGGAAGGGTTTTTACTTCCATTTTTTGTGTCGGAATGTGTTATTTGACTTCCAACAGAAGAGCCTTTAGTGCTTCCAGGAATCCCTCCCTGTAATGATGATGTTCCCCCAACTACCTGTCCAGTACTAGAGTCCACTGTTCTTTGTCCTTTTGAAGGAGAGCTCAAGGAACTTCCGGAATGATCCAAAGTTTGTTTACCAAGATGATCCCCTTGTGGTGGACTAACAGATGAAGTATCGGAAGGTGCATGCATTCCTTCAGATGTGATAGAAGAGCCTCCCGCACTAGCACCGCTTTGCCCTATGTTTTGACCACTGGATAATGATTGAGACGTCGCGATTGCTCCCGATCCACTTGTCACTCCACTAGACCCTCCTGATGTAATAGAAGAACTTCCCGCACTAGCGCCACTTTGGGATCCTCCAGACTGTCCAATGTTCTGACCACTGGAAAAACTTCCGGATGAGGCTCCAGAAACTGAACCACTTCCTTGCTGTCCCATAGATTGGGTCAATGATTGAGAGGTCGCGGTTGCTCCCGATCCGCTTGTAACTCCGCTTGAACCTCCTGATGTGATCGAAGAGCTTCCCGCACTCGCGCCGCTTTGAGACCCTCCAGATTGCCCAATATTTTGATTGCTTGAAAAACTTCCAGATGAGGCACCAGAAACTGAACCACTTCCTTGCTGCCCCATAGATTGGGTCAATGATTGAGAGGTCGCAGTTGCACCCGATCCGCTTGTAACTCCGCTTGAACCTCCTGATGTGATCGAAGAGCTTCCCGCACTCGCGCCGCTTTGAGACCCTCCAGATTGCCCAATATTTTGATTGCTTGAAAAACTTCCAGATGAGGCACCAGAAACTGAACCACTTCCTTGCTGCCCCATAGATTGGGTCAGTGATTGAGAGGTTGCAGATGCACCCGATCCGCTTGTAACTCCGCTTGAACCTCCTGATGTGATCGAAGAGCTTCCCGCACTCGCGCCGCTTTGAGACCCCCCAGATTGCCCAATATTTTGATTGCTTGAAAAACTTCCAGATGAGGCACCAGAAACTGAACCACTTCCTTGCTGCCCCATAGATTGGGTCAATGATTGAGAGGTCGCAGTTGCACCCGATCCGCTTGTAACTCCGCTTGAACCTCCTGATGTGATCGAAGAGCTTCCCGCACTCGCGCCGCTTTGAGACCCTACAGATTGCCCAATATTTTGATTGCTTGAAAAACTTCCAGATGAGGCACCAGAAACTGAACCACTTCCTTGCTGCTTCATAGATTGGGTCAATGATTGAGAGGTCGCAGTTGCACCCGATCCGCTTGAACCTCCTGATGTGATCGAAGAGCTTCCCGCACTAGAACCGCTTTGAGACCCTCCAGATTGTCCAATATTTTGACCACTGGAAAAACTTCCAGAAGAAGCACTAGAAATCGAGCCACTCTCATAGTACCCCATAGACTGACTTGAAGATTGGGAGAATGCACTTGATGCAGATCCGCTTGCAACACCGCCAAAACCTCCAGGAACTAAACCTGGCTGTCCACCACTACTGGCCAAATTATTAAACAAACCACCCATTTGAGGAGGGAACTGTCCCATCTGCCAATTTAACATTTGAGAATGACTTATTTGAGACAGTTCCTGCCACATTGCTACGTTTGATCCGCTACCAAAACCTGAACCTCCACCATTTATTGCTCCTTGACCATGACAATTACCTCCACCAACTCCTACTTGTGGGCCATGAGGTGGGACGTCTGCTCCGCTACCTCCTAGTCCTCCACCACCGATTTGACTGCTTCCAACACCAAGTCCTCCTGTCGATCCACCAAGTCCTCCTGTCGATCCACCAAGTCCTCCTGTTGATCCACCAAGTTCTCCACCACCACCCCCGGCACCTCCTGGTGAACCACCACTTCCGAATCCTCCGTCACCAGTAGATCCACCTCCTAGTGCTCCTGTTGATCCACCTTGTTGTCCTCCGCCACCAACTGAGCTGCTGCCTAGTCCTCCATTACCGATTATACCACTTCCGGTACCACCACTTCCGAAGTCACCGCTATTAAGGTTTCCGTGGGTGGACGGAGGAACAGGAATTATTTCCCCATGGCTTGATGGAGGTTGCACAACTTCTTGTCCACCAGACGATGGAGGTTCGACAAGCTCCTCATCTTCTTCACCTGGGACTTTACAACATTTCAGTAGATAGTGTTCACAGGGATCGTCAGGGTTGAATCTGAAAatcaaaatatacattttacattaaatgttatatttttacattttcattTGCTCGTTGGAGCGAAATAGCGAAGACTAAACTTCACTGAGAGTGATAAGCATCCCTTTCCTAGTGTACTTTCTTCAAAATGGCCAAACAACAATTACACTCTCTAGTGACAGTCTATCAATAATTGttcatttgagttttttttaaactgtttgACTCAAAAGTGAATTTCGAAACTTTAATATTTCGAACGAT comes from Malaya genurostris strain Urasoe2022 chromosome 3, Malgen_1.1, whole genome shotgun sequence and encodes:
- the LOC131435500 gene encoding uncharacterized transmembrane protein DDB_G0289901-like, producing the protein MGNLRLGIILAICLALIHAQEEVIKCPGGECVKLHLCRDGEIVTDGSNLIDIRFNPDDPCEHYLLKCCKVPGEEDEELVEPPSSGGQEVVQPPSSHGEIIPVPPSTHGNLNSGDFGSGGTGSGIIGNGGLGSSSVGGGGQQGGSTGALGGGSTGDGGFGSGGSPGGAGGGGGELGGSTGGLGGSTGGLGGSTGGLGVGSSQIGGGGLGGSGADVPPHGPQVGVGGGNCHGQGAINGGGSGFGSGSNVAMWQELSQISHSQMLNWQMGQFPPQMGGLFNNLASSGGQPGLVPGGFGGVASGSASSAFSQSSSQSMGYYESGSISSASSGSFSSGQNIGQSGGSQSGSSAGSSSITSGGSSGSGATATSQSLTQSMKQQGSGSVSGASSGSFSSNQNIGQSVGSQSGASAGSSSITSGGSSGVTSGSGATATSQSLTQSMGQQGSGSVSGASSGSFSSNQNIGQSGGSQSGASAGSSSITSGGSSGVTSGSGASATSQSLTQSMGQQGSGSVSGASSGSFSSNQNIGQSGGSQSGASAGSSSITSGGSSGVTSGSGATATSQSLTQSMGQQGSGSVSGASSGSFSSNQNIGQSGGSQSGASAGSSSITSGGSSGVTSGSGATATSQSLTQSMGQQGSGSVSGASSGSFSSGQNIGQSGGSQSGASAGSSSITSGGSSGVTSGSGAIATSQSLSSGQNIGQSGASAGGSSITSEGMHAPSDTSSVSPPQGDHLGKQTLDHSGSSLSSPSKGQRTVDSSTGQVVGGTSSLQGGIPGSTKGSSVGSQITHSDTKNGSKNPSTEELKSANLIAEKGQISANIPAMPGSANTGHTSIQPNKAQGTHVEGGPAKDVATEVVKDQLTGFGGSNTELQSSDNFNGSKQSSGLIDKLTEGSRDTSNISTADGQGKTGSYVGGQISGQLGAGGAVTPSRKPGVGGSKDLVSGYGSGGSVSGQTKASSSGQHISGSVDNISSQQTVHGTGPTTSITKEQTTSTAEGSIVKQKDFTASGIKGEHQKSTGGSYGGHYTEKHSGKYSHGVHKGSSHDVTANPLVPSQENLGCGIRHADGVGFRITGNNDGESEYGEFPWMVAILKEEKALDQVINVYQCGGSLIHPQVVLTAAHCVQNKQPNEIKIRLGEWDTQTTNEIYDHQDRNVVEIVVHDKFYKGGLFNDVALLFLIKPAEIIDTVNTACLPPQDYNFDLNRCFASGWGKDVFGKEGKYQVILKKIELPVMPFAKCQEALRTTRLGRRFILNKSFICAGGEPGKDTCKGDGGSPLVCPIPGTTNRYYQAGIVAWGIGCGETGIPGVYVNVAGFRKWIDEHLTQRSIPHDYYIYV